From a single Girardinichthys multiradiatus isolate DD_20200921_A chromosome 17, DD_fGirMul_XY1, whole genome shotgun sequence genomic region:
- the ano6 gene encoding anoctamin-6 isoform X2 gives MKMGLELEAMPSVLNDNLMYVKVHVPWDVQCTYAEVLHIKVPIDVNTTPFRPSMWRFFNCFTKYFRPNEELITEETDFFTAPFEKDCLDRFRIEKKDHFFTPSMKSRMAYYILCRAPYEIRGNMKKFGITKLLGGGVYKAAYPLHDCRFNVKSTEESCPNERFLLYKEWAHPKNFYKMQPLDLIRKYYGEKIGIYFAWLGFYTFMLALAAVVGLGCFIYGYQMQESSTWSKEVCDPEIGGNIVMCPQCDLCNYWMLNSTCDTSKKLIIFDNFGTLVFAVFMSIWVTVFLEFWKRYQAELEYEWDTVEFLEQEEPPRPEYEAKCIYETTNPVTGVKENVPFTTCGRCFRVSIGIGTVLFWIVLILASIVAIIVYRLAVFLSLSVSLKDAGDLKNLEPIKEYVTPQMATSVTAGLISFVVIMILNTLYERVAIWITDFELPRTRTDYENSLTLKMFLFQFVNYYSSCFYIAFVKGKIVGYPGKPVYLLGKYRNEECDPGGCLIELTTQLAIIMGGKAIWNNIQEVLLPWAKNLIFRYCTRSTSQKAEPPRWEQDFQLQPFSQLGLFYEYLEMVIQFGFVTLFVASFPLAPVLALINNLFEIRVDAWKITTQFRRIVPEKAQDIGAWQPILQGIAILAVATNAMIIAFTSDMIPRLVYYWSFSLYEGHTDHSMKGYINSSLSFFNTSAFSDATMNAQVERLSNITICRYRDFRFPPGHPREYEYNIYYWHVIAAKMAFIIVVEHIVYLTKFILAHVIPDVPYTIKERIKREKYLTHVILHESKLRLVTKHLKPFVGDMSSQMEAKKENEVEVSEF, from the exons ATGAAGATGGGCCTGGAGCTGGAAGCTATGCCTTCT GTCCTCAATGACAACCTTATGTATGTTAAAGTTCACGTGCCGTGGGATGTGCAGTGCACATATGCCGAGGTCCTGCACATCAAGGTTCCCATCGATGTCAACACTACTCCTTTCCGCCCCTCCATGTGGAGGTTTTTCAACTGTTTCACCAAGTACTTCAGACCCAATGAGGAACTGATAACAGAGGAAACTGACTTCTTCACTGCGCCCTTTGAGAAGGACTGTCTGGATCGCTTCAGAATCGAGAAAAAGGATCATTTCTTCACTCCATCCATGAAGAGCAGGATG GCGTACTACATCCTGTGCAGAGCTCCCTATgaaatcagaggaaacatgaaaaaGTTTGGCATCACCAAACTGCTGGGTGGTGGAGTCTACAAAGCCGCCTATCCACTACATGat TGCAGGTTCAATGTCAAGTCCACAGAAGAAAGCTGTCCCAATGAGAGATTTCTCCTCTATAAGGAATGGGCTCATCCCAAGAACTTCTACAAGATGCAGCCACTGGACCTCATAAG GAAGTATTATGGGGAGAAAATCGGGATCTATTTTGCCTGGTTGGGTTTTTACACTTTTATGTTGGCTCTGGCTGCTGTGGTGGGACTGGGCTGTTTCATTTATGGATACCAGATGCAAGAATCAAGCACATGGAg CAAGGAGGTGTGCGACCCTGAAATAGGAGGAAACATTGTTATGTGTCCTCAGTGTGACCTCTGCAACTACTGGATGTTAAACAGCACCTGCGACACTTCAAAG AAACTTATTATATTCGATAACTTTGGAACCTTGGTGTTTGCTGTTTTCATGTCAATCTGGG TTACTGTGTTCCTGGAGTTTTGGAAGCGCTACCAGGCGGAGTTGGAGTACGAGTGGGACACGGTGGAGTTCCTGGAGCAGGAAGAGCCACCTAGACCTGAATATGAGGCCAAGTGCATTTATGAGACGACCAACCCTGTCACAGGg GTGAAAGAAAATGTGCCTTTTACAACCTGTGGACGATGTTTTCGAGTGTCAATAGGAATTGGGACAGTCCTGTTTTGG ATCGTGTTGATCCTGGCTTCCATCGTGGCCATCATTGTCTACCGACTGGCTGTTTTCCTCTCCCTGTCAGTCAGTCTAAAAGACGCAGGGGATCTGAAGAACTTAGAGCCGATAAAGGAGTATGTAACACCCCAGATGGCCACCTCTGTCACAGCCGGCCTCATCAGCTTCGTTGTGATCATGATCCTCAACACGCTCTACGAGCGGGTCGCCATCTGGATCACAGACTTTG AGCTTCCTCGGACTAGAACGGACTACGAGAACAGCTTGACGCTGAAGATGTTCCTCTTTCAGTTTGTCAACTATTACTCCTCCTGCTTCTACATTGCTTTTGTTAAAGGAAAGATAGTCGGTTACCCTGGAAAACCTGTTTATCTCCTGGGAAAATACCGGAATGAGGAG TGTGATCCCGGGGGTTGTCTGATTGAGCTGACCACACAACTCGCCATCATCATGGGTGGGAAAGccatctggaacaacatccaggAGGTCTTGCTACC GTGGGcaaagaatctgatatttcgCTACTGCACCCGTTCAACTTCGCAGAAGGCAGAACCGCCTCGCTgggagcaagactttcagcttCAGCCTTTTTCACAACTCGGGCTCTTTTATGAATATCTTGAGATGG TGATCCAGTTTGGCTTTGTGACCCTGTTCGTAGCCTCTTTTCCTCTGGCTCCGGTTCTGGCTCTGATTAACAATCTTTTTGAGATCCGTGTTGATGCTTGGAAAATCACGACTCAGTTTCGGCGCATTGTGCCTGAGAAAGCTCAGGACATAGGAGCTTGGCAGCCCATTCTTCAAGGCATCGCCATACTGGCAGTCGCAACAAAT GCCATGATCATTGCTTTTACATCCGATATGATTCCACGACTGGTCTACTACTGGTCATTTTCTTTGTATGAAGGTCACACTGACCACAGCATGAAGGGCTACATCAACAGCTCCCTATCTTTTTTCAACACCAGTGCTTTCAGTGATGCTACAATGAACGCTCAAGTCGAGCGACTGAGCAACATCACCATTTGCAG GTATCGAGACTTTAGGTTTCCTCCTGGTCACCCCAGAGAATATGAGTACAACATTTACTACTGGCATGTGATCGCTGCCAAAATGGCTTTTATAATTGTCGTAGAG CACATTGTTTACCTCACCAAGTTCATCCTCGCCCACGTAATCCCAGACGTTCCATACACCATCAAAGAACGGATCAAACGAGAGAAATACTTGACCCACGTCATCCTTCACGAGAGCAAGCTAAGGCTGGTGACCAAGCACTTGAAACCATTTGTAGGGGATATGTCAAGTCAAATGGAGGCAAAGAAAGAGAATGAAGTGGAagtgtcagaattctga
- the ano6 gene encoding anoctamin-6 isoform X1 — MNENDILEMDSAPETEDFDDAQLGMIDEEAVYPQEFLPTYHSIKEGTVLNKADQVEYNNKPDSLFFNDGIRRIDFILVYEDEDKKEFEKRHVFQRRKKRREYFEASLMKMGLELEAMPSVLNDNLMYVKVHVPWDVQCTYAEVLHIKVPIDVNTTPFRPSMWRFFNCFTKYFRPNEELITEETDFFTAPFEKDCLDRFRIEKKDHFFTPSMKSRMAYYILCRAPYEIRGNMKKFGITKLLGGGVYKAAYPLHDCRFNVKSTEESCPNERFLLYKEWAHPKNFYKMQPLDLIRKYYGEKIGIYFAWLGFYTFMLALAAVVGLGCFIYGYQMQESSTWSKEVCDPEIGGNIVMCPQCDLCNYWMLNSTCDTSKKLIIFDNFGTLVFAVFMSIWVTVFLEFWKRYQAELEYEWDTVEFLEQEEPPRPEYEAKCIYETTNPVTGVKENVPFTTCGRCFRVSIGIGTVLFWIVLILASIVAIIVYRLAVFLSLSVSLKDAGDLKNLEPIKEYVTPQMATSVTAGLISFVVIMILNTLYERVAIWITDFELPRTRTDYENSLTLKMFLFQFVNYYSSCFYIAFVKGKIVGYPGKPVYLLGKYRNEECDPGGCLIELTTQLAIIMGGKAIWNNIQEVLLPWAKNLIFRYCTRSTSQKAEPPRWEQDFQLQPFSQLGLFYEYLEMVIQFGFVTLFVASFPLAPVLALINNLFEIRVDAWKITTQFRRIVPEKAQDIGAWQPILQGIAILAVATNAMIIAFTSDMIPRLVYYWSFSLYEGHTDHSMKGYINSSLSFFNTSAFSDATMNAQVERLSNITICRYRDFRFPPGHPREYEYNIYYWHVIAAKMAFIIVVEHIVYLTKFILAHVIPDVPYTIKERIKREKYLTHVILHESKLRLVTKHLKPFVGDMSSQMEAKKENEVEVSEF; from the exons TGTACCCTCAGGAGTTTCTACCCACTTATCACTCTATTAAAGAAGGAACAGTACTGAACAAAGCAGATCAG GTTGAGTACAACAACAAACCGGACTCATTATTCTTCAATGACGGCATTAGGAGGATTGACTTCATCCTGGTGTATGAAGATGAGGACAAGAAGGAGTTTGAAAAGAGGCACGTGTTCCAAAGACGTAAG AAACGACGAGAGTACTTTGAAGCCAGCCTGATGAAGATGGGCCTGGAGCTGGAAGCTATGCCTTCT GTCCTCAATGACAACCTTATGTATGTTAAAGTTCACGTGCCGTGGGATGTGCAGTGCACATATGCCGAGGTCCTGCACATCAAGGTTCCCATCGATGTCAACACTACTCCTTTCCGCCCCTCCATGTGGAGGTTTTTCAACTGTTTCACCAAGTACTTCAGACCCAATGAGGAACTGATAACAGAGGAAACTGACTTCTTCACTGCGCCCTTTGAGAAGGACTGTCTGGATCGCTTCAGAATCGAGAAAAAGGATCATTTCTTCACTCCATCCATGAAGAGCAGGATG GCGTACTACATCCTGTGCAGAGCTCCCTATgaaatcagaggaaacatgaaaaaGTTTGGCATCACCAAACTGCTGGGTGGTGGAGTCTACAAAGCCGCCTATCCACTACATGat TGCAGGTTCAATGTCAAGTCCACAGAAGAAAGCTGTCCCAATGAGAGATTTCTCCTCTATAAGGAATGGGCTCATCCCAAGAACTTCTACAAGATGCAGCCACTGGACCTCATAAG GAAGTATTATGGGGAGAAAATCGGGATCTATTTTGCCTGGTTGGGTTTTTACACTTTTATGTTGGCTCTGGCTGCTGTGGTGGGACTGGGCTGTTTCATTTATGGATACCAGATGCAAGAATCAAGCACATGGAg CAAGGAGGTGTGCGACCCTGAAATAGGAGGAAACATTGTTATGTGTCCTCAGTGTGACCTCTGCAACTACTGGATGTTAAACAGCACCTGCGACACTTCAAAG AAACTTATTATATTCGATAACTTTGGAACCTTGGTGTTTGCTGTTTTCATGTCAATCTGGG TTACTGTGTTCCTGGAGTTTTGGAAGCGCTACCAGGCGGAGTTGGAGTACGAGTGGGACACGGTGGAGTTCCTGGAGCAGGAAGAGCCACCTAGACCTGAATATGAGGCCAAGTGCATTTATGAGACGACCAACCCTGTCACAGGg GTGAAAGAAAATGTGCCTTTTACAACCTGTGGACGATGTTTTCGAGTGTCAATAGGAATTGGGACAGTCCTGTTTTGG ATCGTGTTGATCCTGGCTTCCATCGTGGCCATCATTGTCTACCGACTGGCTGTTTTCCTCTCCCTGTCAGTCAGTCTAAAAGACGCAGGGGATCTGAAGAACTTAGAGCCGATAAAGGAGTATGTAACACCCCAGATGGCCACCTCTGTCACAGCCGGCCTCATCAGCTTCGTTGTGATCATGATCCTCAACACGCTCTACGAGCGGGTCGCCATCTGGATCACAGACTTTG AGCTTCCTCGGACTAGAACGGACTACGAGAACAGCTTGACGCTGAAGATGTTCCTCTTTCAGTTTGTCAACTATTACTCCTCCTGCTTCTACATTGCTTTTGTTAAAGGAAAGATAGTCGGTTACCCTGGAAAACCTGTTTATCTCCTGGGAAAATACCGGAATGAGGAG TGTGATCCCGGGGGTTGTCTGATTGAGCTGACCACACAACTCGCCATCATCATGGGTGGGAAAGccatctggaacaacatccaggAGGTCTTGCTACC GTGGGcaaagaatctgatatttcgCTACTGCACCCGTTCAACTTCGCAGAAGGCAGAACCGCCTCGCTgggagcaagactttcagcttCAGCCTTTTTCACAACTCGGGCTCTTTTATGAATATCTTGAGATGG TGATCCAGTTTGGCTTTGTGACCCTGTTCGTAGCCTCTTTTCCTCTGGCTCCGGTTCTGGCTCTGATTAACAATCTTTTTGAGATCCGTGTTGATGCTTGGAAAATCACGACTCAGTTTCGGCGCATTGTGCCTGAGAAAGCTCAGGACATAGGAGCTTGGCAGCCCATTCTTCAAGGCATCGCCATACTGGCAGTCGCAACAAAT GCCATGATCATTGCTTTTACATCCGATATGATTCCACGACTGGTCTACTACTGGTCATTTTCTTTGTATGAAGGTCACACTGACCACAGCATGAAGGGCTACATCAACAGCTCCCTATCTTTTTTCAACACCAGTGCTTTCAGTGATGCTACAATGAACGCTCAAGTCGAGCGACTGAGCAACATCACCATTTGCAG GTATCGAGACTTTAGGTTTCCTCCTGGTCACCCCAGAGAATATGAGTACAACATTTACTACTGGCATGTGATCGCTGCCAAAATGGCTTTTATAATTGTCGTAGAG CACATTGTTTACCTCACCAAGTTCATCCTCGCCCACGTAATCCCAGACGTTCCATACACCATCAAAGAACGGATCAAACGAGAGAAATACTTGACCCACGTCATCCTTCACGAGAGCAAGCTAAGGCTGGTGACCAAGCACTTGAAACCATTTGTAGGGGATATGTCAAGTCAAATGGAGGCAAAGAAAGAGAATGAAGTGGAagtgtcagaattctga